A single Rhinolophus ferrumequinum isolate MPI-CBG mRhiFer1 chromosome 12, mRhiFer1_v1.p, whole genome shotgun sequence DNA region contains:
- the LOC117032241 gene encoding olfactory receptor 13C8: MERTNDSVVTEFVLVGLSDHPKIQTVFFALILWMYLIILLANGVLISVIIYDTHLHTPMYFFLCNLSLLDICYTSSSVPLLLGSFLTVRKRVSFSGCMAQMFLSFATGVTECVLLGMMALDRYVAICYPLRYPAIMSKGAYVPMAAACWVSGLVDSAVQTSLAMRLPFCANNIVNHFVCEILAILKLACADISVNVISMAGSNLIVLVIPLLVISISYIFIIATVLRIPSTEGKHKAFSTCSAHLTVVILFYGTIFFMYAKPKSKSSVGADNQDIVEALISLFYGVMTPMLNPLIYSLRNKDVKAAVKNMLGRKTFSDGL; this comes from the coding sequence ATGGAAAGGACCAATGATTCCGTAGTGACAGAATTTGTCCTAGTTGGGCTTTCTGACCACCCAAAGATCCAGACAGTTTTCTTTGCACTAATTTTGTGGATGTACCTGATAATCCTGTTGGCAAATGGAGTCCTCATCTCAGTAATCATCTATGATACTCACTTGCACACCCCCatgtatttcttcctctgtaaccTTTCCTTGCTGGACATTTGCtacaccagctcctctgtcccaCTACTTCTTGGCAGCTTTCTGACAGTAAGGaaaagggtttccttttctgggTGTATGGCGCAAATGTTTCTCTCCTTTGCCACGGGGGTCACAGAGTGTGTGCTCCTGGGCATGATGGCACTTGaccgctatgtggccatctgcTACCCACTGAGATACCCTGCCATCATGAGCAAAGGTGCCTATGTGCCCATGGCGGCTGCATGCTGGGTCTCCGGGCTTGTGGACTCAGCGGTACAGACATCTCTGGCAATGCGATTACCATTCTGTGCTAACAACATCGTTAACCATTTTGTCTGTGAAATTCTGGCTATCTTAAAACTGGCTTGTGCTGATATTTCAGTCAATGTGATCAGCATGGCAGGGTCAAATCTGATTGTTCTGGTTATTCCATTGCTGGTCATTtccatttcttacatttttatcataGCCACTGTTCTGAGGATCCCTTCCACTGAAGGAAAACATAAGGCCTTCTCCACCTGCTCAGCCCACCTGACAGTGGTGATTCTATTCTATGGAACCATTTTCTTCATGTATGCAAAGCCCAAGTCCAAAAGCTCTGTTGGTGCTGATAACCAAGACATCGTTGAGGCCCTCATCTCCCTCTTCTATGGAGTGATGACCCCCATGCTCAATCCTCTCATTTATAGTCTGCGCAACAAGGATGTAAAGGCTGCTGTGAAGAACATGCTGGGTAGGAAAACCTTCTCTGATGGACTATAA